The following proteins come from a genomic window of Sphaerisporangium rubeum:
- a CDS encoding CaiB/BaiF CoA transferase family protein, with protein MTGVGHEEPPPPRGPLSGVRVLELAGLAPGPFAGMMLADHGAEVLRVDRVAAVAAAGDTPRTDVMDRGKRTIGLDLKSPDGVAAFKDLAAAADVVIEVFRPGVAERLGIGPDDLRAVNPRLVYGRLTGWGQDGPLARTAGHDIDYIAVSGVLSMLGRAGEPPTPPINILGDFAGGGLMLAYGVLLALFERERTGRGTVIDAAMVDGAAALFAMFYNSANTGLWGPRGTNLLDTGAPMYDTYETADGGHLAVGALEGPFWAELLERTGLTGLPSRADPANWPAIRERLAETFRTRTRAEWQEIFEGSDACVSPVLSLAEAPHHPHNKARGTFIEVAGVTQPSPSPRLGGSPPASPAPATRLHDLTTWGLDASRADTLRAAGVLA; from the coding sequence ATGACCGGAGTTGGCCACGAGGAGCCCCCGCCACCCCGCGGCCCGCTGTCCGGCGTACGGGTCCTCGAACTCGCCGGGCTCGCCCCCGGGCCCTTCGCCGGCATGATGCTCGCCGACCACGGAGCCGAGGTGCTGCGGGTGGACCGCGTGGCCGCGGTCGCCGCCGCGGGTGACACGCCGCGTACCGACGTGATGGACCGCGGCAAGCGGACCATCGGCCTCGACCTGAAGTCCCCCGACGGCGTGGCGGCGTTCAAGGATCTCGCCGCCGCGGCGGACGTCGTCATCGAGGTGTTCCGGCCCGGCGTCGCCGAGCGGCTCGGCATCGGGCCCGACGACCTGCGCGCCGTGAACCCCCGGCTCGTGTACGGCCGGCTGACCGGCTGGGGACAGGACGGGCCGCTGGCCCGCACCGCCGGCCACGACATCGACTACATCGCCGTCTCCGGCGTGCTGTCCATGCTGGGCCGCGCGGGGGAACCCCCCACACCGCCGATCAACATCCTCGGGGACTTCGCCGGAGGCGGGCTCATGCTCGCGTACGGCGTGCTGCTGGCCCTGTTCGAACGCGAACGCACCGGACGCGGCACCGTCATCGACGCCGCCATGGTGGACGGCGCCGCCGCCTTGTTCGCGATGTTCTACAACAGCGCGAACACCGGCCTGTGGGGGCCGCGCGGCACCAACCTGCTCGACACCGGCGCGCCGATGTACGACACCTACGAGACCGCCGACGGCGGACACCTCGCCGTCGGCGCGCTGGAAGGTCCCTTCTGGGCCGAACTCCTGGAAAGGACCGGCCTCACCGGCCTTCCCTCCCGCGCCGACCCCGCCAACTGGCCCGCCATCCGCGAACGCCTGGCCGAGACCTTCCGCACCCGCACCCGCGCCGAATGGCAGGAGATCTTCGAGGGCTCCGACGCCTGCGTCTCCCCTGTCCTCTCCCTGGCCGAGGCCCCGCACCACCCGCACAACAAGGCGAGAGGCACCTTCATCGAGGTGGCCGGCGTGACCCAGCCCTCCCCGTCCCCCCGCCTCGGCGGCAGCCCTCCCGCGTCGCCGGCACCCGCCACCCGCCTTCACGACCTGACCACCTGGGGCCTCGACGCCTCCCGCGCCGACACCCTGCGCGCCGCCGGCGTCCTGGCGTGA
- a CDS encoding FAD-binding oxidoreductase: MPDRTVSSTAQMEAHKRAVAQIKESYTALPDGSSPRLAKATTNLFRFRDAGPTARLSARDLDKVISVDPESRTAEVQGMTTYENLVDATLPAGLMPYVVPQLKTITLGGAVTGLGIESTSFRQGLPHESVEEMEILTGDGRVVVARADNEHADLFHAFPNSYGTLGYALRLRIKLLPVRPYVRLTHIPFSDAGKCMLAMQEICDSGEHDGEQVDFVDGTFFSPEEMYVTVGRFADRAPYASDYTGMRIYYQSIRTRTRDWLTVRDYLWRWDTDWFWCSRAFGVQQPFIRSLVPRRWLRSDVYRKLVGLDQKHGVTARIDRWRGNPVHESVIQDVEVPIEKGSDFLEFFHDKVGMTPVWMCPLRAGRQWPIYPLDPGKLYVNFGFWGMVALPRGQFDGYHNRLIENSVHELGGHKSLYSTSFYPRDEFWRLYNGDAYWPVKRAYDPQGRLLDLYEKCVRGR; the protein is encoded by the coding sequence ATGCCAGATCGCACGGTGAGTTCGACCGCCCAGATGGAAGCGCACAAGCGGGCCGTGGCGCAGATCAAGGAGTCCTACACCGCACTCCCCGACGGCAGCTCCCCCCGCCTCGCCAAGGCCACCACCAACCTCTTCAGGTTCCGCGACGCCGGCCCCACCGCGCGGCTGTCCGCGCGCGACCTCGACAAGGTCATCTCGGTGGACCCCGAGTCGCGCACCGCCGAGGTGCAGGGCATGACGACCTACGAGAACCTCGTGGACGCCACGCTGCCCGCCGGCCTCATGCCGTACGTCGTGCCGCAGCTGAAGACCATCACGCTCGGCGGCGCCGTCACCGGGCTCGGCATCGAGTCCACCAGCTTCCGGCAGGGGCTGCCGCACGAGTCGGTGGAGGAGATGGAGATCCTCACCGGCGACGGCCGCGTGGTGGTGGCCCGCGCCGACAACGAGCACGCCGACCTGTTCCACGCCTTCCCCAACTCCTACGGCACCCTCGGATACGCTCTGCGGCTGCGCATCAAGCTGCTCCCCGTGCGGCCGTACGTCCGGCTGACGCACATCCCGTTCTCCGACGCCGGCAAGTGCATGCTGGCGATGCAGGAGATCTGCGACAGCGGCGAGCACGACGGCGAGCAGGTCGACTTCGTGGACGGCACGTTCTTCTCACCCGAGGAGATGTACGTCACCGTCGGCCGGTTCGCCGACCGCGCGCCTTACGCGTCCGACTACACCGGCATGCGCATCTACTACCAGTCCATCCGCACCCGCACCCGCGACTGGCTGACGGTGCGCGACTACCTGTGGCGCTGGGACACCGACTGGTTCTGGTGCTCACGCGCCTTCGGCGTGCAGCAGCCCTTCATCCGTTCCCTGGTGCCGCGCCGCTGGCTGCGTTCCGACGTGTACCGCAAGCTCGTCGGCCTCGACCAGAAGCACGGCGTCACCGCGCGCATCGACCGGTGGCGCGGCAACCCCGTGCACGAGTCGGTCATCCAGGATGTCGAGGTGCCGATCGAGAAGGGCTCGGACTTCCTGGAGTTCTTCCACGACAAGGTCGGCATGACCCCGGTCTGGATGTGCCCGCTGCGGGCCGGCCGGCAGTGGCCGATCTACCCGCTGGACCCCGGCAAGCTGTACGTCAACTTCGGATTCTGGGGAATGGTCGCCCTGCCACGGGGGCAGTTCGACGGTTACCACAACCGCCTCATCGAGAACTCCGTGCACGAGCTCGGCGGCCACAAGTCCCTGTATTCGACATCGTTCTACCCCCGTGATGAGTTCTGGCGGCTTTACAACGGCGACGCCTATTGGCCCGTCAAACGCGCCTACGACCCGCAGGGGCGATTGCTGGACCTCTACGAAAAGTGTGTACGGGGG
- a CDS encoding GyrI-like domain-containing protein — protein sequence MIIVDRPETLVIGYAVRTTNADEADPSRARLPGLWARSGVPGAFAHIPGRLDENLYAVLFDYDGSDHQGAYTQVVGSAVRTLARLPEGMVAVRVPAVRSLKVEAHGPMPQALIEAWQEVWRHTEAGSVPPRAFTTDLEIHHPAGVDLYLAVLNSPVPAPERAQA from the coding sequence ATGATCATCGTGGACCGGCCTGAGACGCTCGTCATCGGCTACGCCGTACGCACGACCAACGCCGACGAGGCGGACCCGTCCCGCGCGCGGCTGCCGGGCCTGTGGGCCCGTTCCGGCGTGCCCGGCGCGTTCGCGCACATCCCCGGCCGGCTGGACGAGAACCTCTACGCCGTCCTGTTCGACTACGACGGCTCCGACCACCAAGGCGCCTACACGCAGGTGGTGGGGTCCGCCGTACGCACCCTGGCCCGGCTCCCCGAAGGAATGGTGGCCGTACGGGTGCCGGCCGTGCGGTCGCTGAAGGTCGAGGCGCACGGCCCGATGCCCCAGGCCCTGATCGAGGCGTGGCAGGAGGTCTGGCGTCACACCGAGGCCGGCAGTGTGCCTCCCCGGGCCTTCACCACCGACCTGGAGATCCACCACCCCGCCGGCGTCGACCTGTACCTCGCGGTGCTCAACTCCCCGGTCCCGGCCCCCGAGCGCGCGCAGGCCTGA